One part of the Rutidosis leptorrhynchoides isolate AG116_Rl617_1_P2 chromosome 1, CSIRO_AGI_Rlap_v1, whole genome shotgun sequence genome encodes these proteins:
- the LOC139885664 gene encoding PWWP domain-containing protein 1-like — translation MVSGSDIESDRTNPSSQSEPVIDASSSEAKLDFESINSVSPSDNSTVVPGAETVDGTDIESDSVLVEGNGSDVNIRKSKGLKKLDVVRNRKNDSVKKGQRKTEMKSKVSGPVNAISTFDEFAGNGSVVVEDGSSRSPNEVSRGHGFEVGDMVWGKVKSHPWWPGHIFSEEFATPSVRRSKRDGLLLVAFFGDSSYGWFDPSELIPFDVNFAEKSRQTSSKTFVRAVEEAVDEVSRRSALGLSCMCRSEQNFTKTDVEGYFSVDVADYEPGSVYSIDAIGKARDGFQPASALDFVLQLALEPTSTKHDSIDFIKNKANVISYRRAVYEEFDETYSQAFGHDPVQPSPESVLESARKIPSKAPLSGRQVFADTSGKGKSSAKSNKPKDNTKKDKYLFKRRDDKEVARQKEKGKAKQLAHVEDGGALATGDYALQKRVFLTVDDLASKDSTGTGASIENTPIILEFGDPGFQTIKNKVDDDDDDDDKKIVSQMEDRTSDDSVDDNTSIDKKASTQNDIPSSGPHKTVGSINEPKKVKVSKRPIGEVGPGKPVLSEKKKKRKIEHLVSDLDKEKVSDKKPVQSEDPHGTETELPRVLGDLYTLARDPLQAIKKVKVVKTRRVFMKFRSLVFQKSLNLSPKADDEGNDTHSGKPSENGLGLKPIKPQASFLGRPDDPTKGGRKRGPSDRQEEMAARKKKKVVDIKNLTKDKKLIKRTDEPPARDVKQSVPLKKVGPELVKKTEHRATERQPTMLMIKFPQGGSLPSHNELKARFARFGPMDHSATRIFWKTFTCRVVYRNKASAQSAYRFVVESSSLFGNRDVKCILKDVGNAGPTESEPASKIPKEDYSATEDRLPPPAVVPATPVQLKSILKKSGGDESAGNGGRGRVKFMLGGEETQMKSNIENKNGASSFSSTNTHATMDINSKNIQKAVQQSSSNATLPLLPLPNSSLVTTRPQQPPNSMQYGTPLAPPPLLPPPPPRSLNFGSDVAKPTPTPPRRPPPGNFVHNLQRPNISPPTTTPKVDISQEMLSLLTKCNEVVCNLTNIMGYVPYHPL, via the exons ATGGTTAGCGGTTCTGATATAGAATCCGATAGAACAAACCCTAGCTCTCAATCAGAACCTGTTATTGATGCTAGTAGCTCAGAAGCTAAACTAGATTTTGAATCTATAAATTCAGTTAGTCCTTCAGATAACTCTACAGTTGTGCCGGGTGCCGAGACTGTAGACGGTACTGATATTGAAAGCGATAGTGTTTTAGTTGAAGGAAATGGTAGTGATGTAAATATTAGGAAATCTAAGGGTTTGAAAAAATTAGATGTGGTTAGAAATAGGAAAAATGATAGTGTAAAGAAAGGGCAAAGGAAAACAGAAATGAAATCGAAAGTATCGGGCCCGGTGAATGCGATTTCAACGTTTGATGAGTTTGCTGGAAATGGAAGTGTGGTTGTTGAGGATGGATCGAGTAGGTCGCCGAATGAGGTGTCGCGTGGGCATGGGTTTGAAGTAGGGGATATGGTTTGGGGGAAAGTGAAATCTCATCCTTGGTGGCCTGGTCATATTTTCAGTGAAGAATTTGCGACTCCTTCGGTGCGAAGATCGAAGAGGGATGGTCTTTTGTTGGTTGCATTTTTCGGGGATAGTAGTTACGGGTGGTTTGATCCTTCGGAACTTATTCCGTTTGATGTTAATTTTGCTGAAAAGTCTCGTCAGACGAGTTCAAAAACGTTTGTTAGGGCTGTGGAAGAAGCAGTGGACGAGGTGAGTAGGAGGAGTGCGCTCGGGTTGTCTTGTATGTGTAGGAGTGAACAGAATTTTACAAAGACTGATGTGGAAGGATACTTTTCTGTTGACGTGGCAGATTATGAACCTGGATCTGTGTACTCAATTGATGCGATTGGTAAAGCTAGGGACGGTTTTCAGCCCGCTTCAGCTCTTGATTTTGTGCTGCAGCTGGCTTTGGAACCTACAAGCACTAAGCATGATAGTATTGATTTTATAAAGAACAAGGCTAATGTCATTTCTTACAGAAGGGCAGTGTATGAGGAATTCGATGAGACGTATTCACAGGCATTTGGTCATGATCCTGTTCAACCTTCACCTGAATCTGTTTTAGAATCGGCCCGAAAAATACCATCTAAAG CTCCATTGAGTGGGCGACAGGTATTTGCTGACACTTCAGGTAAAGGAAAGAGCTCTGCAAAATCTAATAAGCCGAAAGACAATACTAAGAAAGATAAGTATCTCTTTAAACGGAGAGATGATAAAGAAGTAGCACGCCAAAAGGAGAAAGGCAAAGCAAAACAGCTTGCTCATGTTGAAGATGGTGGGGCCCTTGCTACTGGTGACTATGCGTTGCAAAAGAGAGTCTTTTTAACAGTTGACGATTTAGCTTCAAAAGATTCAACAGGGACAGGTGCTAGTATCGAAAACACGCCCATTATCTTGGAATTTGGAGACCCCGGTTTTCAGACTATCAAGAAcaaggttgatgatgatgatgatgatgatgacaagaAGATTGTTTCACAAATGGAGGACAGAACAAGTGATGACTCAGTAGATGACAACACTTCAATTGATAAAAAGGCTTCTACCCAAAACGACATCCCAAGTTCTGGACCCCATAAAACTGTTGGCTCTATAAATGAACCAAAAAAAGTGAAGGTGTCTAAACGTCCCATTGGAGAGGTGGGCCCCGGTAAACCTGTATTGTctgagaagaaaaagaagagaaagatAGAGCATTTGGTTTCCGATTTGGATAAAGAAAAAGTTTCAGATAAAAAACCCGTTCAATCTGAAGATCCGCATGGAACCGAAACTGAGCTTCCACGGGTACTCGGGGATTTGTATACACTCGCTCGTGATCCTTTGCAAGCTATCAAGAAAGTTAAGGTTGTTAAGACAAGGCGGGTTTTTATGAAATTTAGGTCACTTGTGTTTCAGAAAAGTTTAAACTTGTCCCCGAAAGCTGATGATGAGGGAAATGATACCCATTCTGGTAAACCTTCTGAGAATGGGTTAGGATTGAAACCTATAAAACCGCAAGCCAGTTTTTTAGGGAGACCCGATGATCCGACTAAAGGAGGGCGTAAGCGGGGACCATCTGACCGCCAGGAAGAAATGGCTGCAAGAAAGAAGAAAAAGGTTGTTGATATTAAAAATCTAACCAAAGATAAGAAGCTAATTAAGAGAACCGATGAACCGCCTGCACGAGACGTCAAACAATCCGTTCCTCTGAAGAAGGTGGGGCCCGAGCTTGTGAAGAAAACAGAACACCGAGCAACAGAACGGCAACCAACTATGTTAATGATAAAGTTCCCGCAAGGTGGATCGTTACCGTCCCATAATGAACTGAAGGCAAGGTTCGCACGTTTTGGACCAATGGATCATTCAGCTACTCGTATATTTTGGAAAACATTCACTTGTCGGGTGGTTTATCGTAACAAGGCCAGTGCCCAGTCAGCGTATAGATTCGTGGTCGAAAGTAGTAGCTTATTTGGAAACAGAGATGTAAAGTGCATCCTTAAGGATGTTGGCAATGCGGGGCCCACTGAGTCTGAACCAGCATCTAAAATCCCAAAAGAAGACTATTCGGCCACGGAAGACAGACTGCCGCCGCCAGCTGTTGTTCCCGCAACTCCTGTACAGTTGAAATCGATTCTGAAGAAATCAGGCGGTGATGAGTCAGCAGGTAATGGCGGTAGGGGTCGAGTAAAATTCATGTTGGGTGGTGAAGAAACTCAAATGAAGAGCAACATCGAAAACAAGAATGGTGCATCTTCTTTTTCTTCTACTAATACTCATGCAACAATGGATATTAATAGTAAGAATATTCAAAAAGCTGTTCAGCAGTCATCTTCTAATGCAACATTGCCTCTTCTTCCACTTCCTAATTCTAGTTTGGTTACTACTAGACCACAACAACCACCAAATTCTATGCAATATGGGACACCACTGGCACCACCACCACTACTACCACCGCCACCACCACGATCTTTAAATTTTGGAAGTGATGTGGCAAAACCAACACCAACGCCGCCCCGTCGGCCGCCCCCTGGGAACTTTGTTCATAACTTGCAACGACCGAATATTAGTCCTCCAACCACAACACCCAAAGTGGATATTTCACAAGAAATGTTAAGCCTTTTGACAAAGTGCAATGAAGTTGTTTGTAATCTGACTAATATAATGGGCTATGTGCCATACCATCCTCTTTAA